In one Aeromicrobium wangtongii genomic region, the following are encoded:
- a CDS encoding 4-hydroxy-3-methylbut-2-enyl diphosphate reductase yields the protein MSSQVTLGMPSVGGSVLLADPRGYCAGVDRAVITVEKALDLYGAPVYVRKQIVHNKHVVNNLAARGAIFVEELDEVPEGATVVFSAHGVSPMVHSEAAERQLKTIDATCPLVTKVHHEARRFASDGYRILLIGHEGHEEVEGTAGEAPDHITLVQTPDDVDDLEFPEGTRLSWLSQTTLSVDETMETVRRLREKFPQLEDPPSDDICYATQNRQVAVKEIAKDADLVIVVGSANSSNSVRLVEVALEAGAKASYRIDDVSEFDEAWLEGVERVGVSSGASVPDNLVQDVLAYLSAHGHPDADAVRTADESLIFALPPELRRDMKAAGIPFS from the coding sequence ATGTCTTCACAGGTCACTCTCGGCATGCCCAGCGTCGGCGGCAGCGTGCTGCTCGCGGACCCGCGCGGTTACTGCGCAGGCGTCGATCGAGCCGTCATCACCGTCGAGAAGGCGCTGGATCTGTACGGCGCGCCGGTCTACGTGCGCAAGCAGATCGTGCACAACAAGCACGTGGTCAACAACCTGGCCGCCCGCGGCGCGATCTTCGTCGAGGAGCTCGACGAGGTGCCCGAGGGAGCCACGGTCGTCTTCTCGGCGCACGGTGTCTCGCCCATGGTCCATTCCGAGGCGGCCGAGCGTCAGCTCAAGACCATCGACGCCACCTGCCCGCTGGTCACCAAGGTGCACCACGAGGCCCGTCGGTTCGCGAGCGATGGCTACCGGATCCTGCTGATCGGCCACGAGGGGCACGAGGAGGTCGAGGGCACCGCCGGCGAGGCCCCCGACCACATCACGCTGGTCCAGACCCCCGACGACGTCGATGACCTGGAGTTCCCCGAGGGAACGCGCCTGTCGTGGCTGTCGCAGACGACGCTGAGCGTCGACGAGACGATGGAGACGGTGCGCCGGCTGCGCGAGAAGTTCCCGCAGCTGGAGGATCCGCCCAGCGACGACATCTGCTACGCCACGCAGAACCGCCAGGTGGCGGTCAAGGAGATCGCCAAGGACGCCGATCTGGTGATCGTGGTCGGTTCGGCGAACTCCTCGAACTCGGTGCGCCTCGTCGAGGTCGCACTCGAGGCCGGCGCCAAGGCGTCCTACCGCATCGACGACGTCTCCGAGTTCGACGAGGCCTGGCTGGAGGGCGTCGAGCGCGTGGGCGTCAGCTCGGGCGCCTCGGTGCCGGACAACCTGGTGCAGGACGTGCTGGCCTACCTCAGCGCCCACGGGCACCCCGACGCCGATGCCGTCCGCACCGCCGACGAGAGCCTCATCTTCGCGCTGCCGCCCGAGCTGCGCCGCGACATGAAGGCCGCCGGCATCCCGTTCAGCTGA
- a CDS encoding C40 family peptidase, with amino-acid sequence MRMRSRALASLFLGVAIVLTGLSGPALAGTNTNTATVKVKYKHDSRAHAVLKHAKKLKGKAYRYGGAGPRSFDCSGYVQYVYKKAGKKIGRTSGAQLSAGKSVPKSKKKPGDIMIFMRGKTAYHSAIYAGGGKMWEAQRTGVPVGKHSIWSSGYVVRRPAGNVATKISTATAKMATATAR; translated from the coding sequence ATGCGCATGCGTTCACGCGCCCTCGCGAGCCTTTTCCTGGGCGTCGCCATCGTCCTGACCGGCCTGTCCGGTCCCGCACTCGCCGGCACCAACACCAACACCGCCACCGTCAAGGTCAAGTACAAGCACGACAGCCGCGCGCACGCGGTCCTCAAGCACGCCAAGAAGCTCAAGGGCAAGGCCTACCGCTACGGCGGCGCCGGCCCGCGCTCGTTCGACTGCTCCGGCTACGTCCAGTACGTCTACAAGAAGGCCGGCAAGAAGATCGGCCGCACCTCCGGTGCCCAGCTGTCCGCCGGCAAGAGCGTGCCCAAGAGCAAGAAGAAGCCCGGCGACATCATGATCTTCATGCGCGGCAAGACGGCGTACCACTCGGCGATCTACGCCGGCGGCGGCAAGATGTGGGAGGCGCAGCGCACGGGCGTCCCCGTGGGCAAGCACAGCATCTGGTCCAGCGGCTACGTGGTTCGCCGGCCCGCCGGCAACGTCGCCACGAAGATCTCGACCGCGACCGCCAAGATGGCGACGGCCACCGCCCGCTGA